Proteins encoded in a region of the Flavobacteriales bacterium genome:
- a CDS encoding glycosyltransferase family 9 protein: protein MTRVLVIRFSSIGDIVLTTPVIRALKSQLEGEVELHYLTKASFAPILENNPYVDRLWTMTDSLDEVVEELADIDFDYLIDLHRNLRTSVVKRKVKGLYFTFDKLNWKKYLWVNFGINKLPDVHIVDRYMDAIRAFSTQDDGQGLDYFIPEDVQVDLQVFSLSPQGYVAWVIGAAHEGKRFSAAKVTGIVDRLKIPVVLLGGKADVDMAEEIMRSTQAHVVNMVGRTTLHESAWLLRESQVVVTPDTGMMHIAAAWKKRIISLWGCTVPEFGMYPYRPGEGSVMLQPRDKSKRPCSKLGNRCKYPVNCIESIEDDEVVRVLKSES, encoded by the coding sequence GTGACTCGCGTCTTGGTCATACGTTTCAGCTCCATCGGAGATATCGTGCTCACCACTCCTGTGATCCGCGCCCTCAAGAGCCAACTCGAAGGAGAGGTGGAACTTCACTATCTGACCAAAGCCTCCTTTGCACCTATCTTGGAGAACAATCCCTACGTGGATCGATTGTGGACCATGACCGACTCTCTGGATGAGGTGGTGGAAGAACTGGCCGATATCGACTTCGATTATCTGATCGACCTGCATAGGAATCTGCGTACCTCGGTGGTCAAGCGCAAGGTCAAGGGGCTGTATTTTACCTTCGACAAGCTGAATTGGAAGAAGTATCTCTGGGTCAATTTCGGCATCAACAAGCTACCGGATGTCCATATAGTGGATCGCTATATGGATGCCATCCGGGCATTCAGTACTCAGGATGATGGACAGGGGTTGGATTATTTCATCCCCGAGGATGTACAGGTGGATCTACAGGTCTTCTCTCTCTCACCGCAGGGCTATGTGGCCTGGGTGATCGGGGCTGCCCATGAAGGCAAGCGTTTCTCGGCCGCTAAGGTGACAGGAATTGTGGATCGACTGAAAATCCCCGTAGTGCTCCTTGGTGGAAAGGCTGATGTGGACATGGCCGAAGAGATCATGCGATCGACACAAGCTCATGTGGTCAACATGGTGGGACGCACCACCCTGCATGAGAGTGCATGGCTTCTGCGTGAGTCCCAGGTAGTGGTCACACCGGATACCGGGATGATGCATATCGCTGCTGCATGGAAGAAACGCATCATCAGTCTGTGGGGATGTACGGTCCCAGAATTCGGCATGTATCCCTATCGACCGGGAGAAGGTTCTGTCATGCTACAGCCTAGGGACAAGTCGAAACGCCCCTGCTCCAAACTAGGGAATCGATGCAAGTATCCTGTGAATTGCATCGAGAGTATCGAGGATGACGAAGTTGTGAGGGTGCTCAAGTCAGAATCCTGA